The following proteins are co-located in the Clostridia bacterium genome:
- a CDS encoding sugar phosphate isomerase/epimerase — protein MFTPGQVAVSTMALNNPPELVRLVTAAPELRLGVELFAEGPEWEDWERAVGLVRTLLRDHQGRRSLHAPFYDLNLASERYSSLRSLTKAVLERSVLAAAELDCEYLVVHPCSGTSYLFSRSATQRLVKEALGELAEKARSSGVRLAVENVGYGPTQLFDAGEFVRLVREIPHLYAVLDVGHAFVNRWDMPEVLVQLGDRLLALHLHDNHGQVDEHLPIGQGAIDFGLLWSVLETSLWQPALVLEYHRASAPEVLAHARYLSGLAAERVTPAGV, from the coding sequence ATGTTCACCCCCGGCCAGGTGGCCGTCAGTACCATGGCCTTGAACAACCCACCGGAACTGGTTAGGTTGGTCACCGCTGCCCCGGAGCTGAGGCTGGGCGTAGAATTATTCGCCGAAGGGCCGGAGTGGGAGGACTGGGAAAGGGCTGTTGGCCTGGTGCGGACCCTGCTACGTGACCACCAGGGCCGCCGTAGCCTTCACGCGCCTTTCTACGACCTAAACCTGGCCTCCGAAAGGTACTCCAGCCTCCGAAGCCTTACCAAGGCGGTGCTGGAGCGTTCCGTTTTGGCGGCCGCGGAGCTAGACTGCGAGTACCTAGTGGTCCACCCCTGTAGCGGCACCAGTTACCTGTTCTCGCGTTCGGCAACCCAGCGGCTTGTCAAAGAGGCCCTGGGAGAGCTGGCGGAGAAAGCCCGGTCGAGCGGAGTGAGGCTGGCGGTGGAAAACGTGGGCTACGGACCCACGCAGCTCTTCGACGCCGGGGAGTTCGTCCGGCTGGTGCGCGAAATCCCTCACCTTTATGCGGTTCTGGATGTCGGTCACGCCTTTGTCAATCGGTGGGATATGCCGGAAGTGCTGGTGCAACTCGGGGATAGGCTTTTGGCCTTACATCTCCACGATAACCACGGGCAAGTGGACGAACACCTGCCCATCGGCCAGGGCGCTATCGATTTCGGCCTGCTGTGGTCGGTGCTGGAAACTAGCCTCTGGCAACCCGCTTTGGTGCTGGAATACCACCGCGCCTCGGCGCCGGAGGTGCTGGCGCACGCCCGCTACCTCAGCGGCTTGGCGGCCGAAAGGGTAACGCCGGCCGGCGTTTGA
- a CDS encoding xanthine dehydrogenase family protein molybdopterin-binding subunit — MGGNYRYVGQPFPRRDAMEIVTGKVRYLDDLEMPGLLYGQVLRSPHAHAVIKHIDKSRALELEGVKAVLAYEDVPPGWRGGTPRYTRVLDQKVRFAGDAVALVAATSEEVARQALDLIEVEYEVLPAVFDIDQALKPDAPQLFSEFPGNVVPPGMPIFGPKCLKELVMGDVEKGLAEADLVVEGTAGYEGLANPLPAEPPGVIALWEEPNRATFWLSTQFAYQDKIILYHALNKEVEVRTIGLPCGGSFGSKILAWPLYCYALLLSRATGRPVKMVMSKEEHLAAFTLRLGSRIQARVGLKKDGTVTAVAGKWFVDTGYYSMTTQAQVAVGLGEVQILLRCPNWDLKTAIVCTNRAPSGQIRGFGGQELECSLMPVLSRALAELDLDPFEFLKKNYVKPGDGYYWRDGNWYTYRGPDYAAAMEKGAKLFGWKEKWKGWLRPTEVRGCKRTGVGVGAHGNADIGEDASEALVRLHPEGKAVIFCCVNEFGTGNWSNYMKMAAEVLQLPLERVSFAPADSLITPFEFGSVGSRGTYAIGSAIIRATEDAKRQLFELLAPKLGVAPEELDTENGEVFVKADPKRRLSWKAMGVDRTIVGFGRFEPDFTLANCLMSFVEVEVDTETGEVRLRRVVNATDVGQIIDPLGVQGQLNGCLGSAGIDSAIFEETVLDPRHGWVLTSNLADYKWRTFADLPRIENVILETPFPSHRFRAVGVGEIATSPGPAAVLMAVSNALGTWVTEYPVTPDRVLKALGKVKS, encoded by the coding sequence GTGGGCGGTAATTACCGCTACGTAGGCCAGCCATTCCCGCGACGGGATGCCATGGAAATAGTTACCGGTAAGGTGCGTTACCTTGATGACCTCGAGATGCCCGGCCTTCTGTACGGCCAAGTACTGAGAAGCCCTCATGCTCATGCTGTTATCAAACACATTGACAAGAGCAGAGCCCTGGAACTGGAGGGCGTCAAGGCGGTCTTAGCCTACGAAGACGTCCCTCCCGGATGGAGGGGAGGTACGCCGCGCTACACCCGGGTGCTGGACCAAAAAGTACGCTTTGCAGGAGATGCGGTGGCGCTGGTGGCGGCCACCAGCGAGGAGGTCGCCCGGCAGGCGCTGGACCTTATCGAGGTAGAGTACGAGGTTCTTCCGGCGGTATTTGATATTGACCAGGCTCTGAAGCCCGATGCTCCTCAACTTTTCTCCGAGTTCCCCGGTAACGTGGTGCCGCCCGGCATGCCCATCTTTGGCCCCAAGTGTTTAAAGGAACTGGTGATGGGCGACGTTGAAAAGGGCTTGGCCGAAGCCGACCTGGTCGTGGAAGGTACTGCCGGCTACGAAGGCCTCGCTAATCCTTTGCCGGCGGAACCACCGGGCGTCATTGCCCTTTGGGAGGAACCCAATCGGGCCACCTTCTGGCTGTCCACCCAGTTTGCCTACCAAGACAAGATCATCCTTTACCACGCACTGAATAAGGAGGTAGAGGTTAGAACCATCGGCCTGCCGTGCGGCGGAAGCTTCGGTTCCAAAATCCTGGCGTGGCCCTTATACTGCTACGCCCTCCTGCTCAGTCGGGCTACGGGGCGGCCGGTCAAGATGGTCATGAGCAAGGAGGAGCACCTGGCCGCCTTCACTCTGCGCCTGGGTTCGCGAATCCAGGCCCGGGTGGGGCTAAAGAAAGACGGCACGGTGACCGCAGTAGCCGGGAAATGGTTCGTGGACACCGGGTACTACTCCATGACCACCCAGGCTCAGGTGGCGGTGGGCCTCGGTGAGGTGCAGATACTGCTGCGCTGCCCCAACTGGGATCTGAAGACGGCTATAGTCTGCACCAACCGGGCCCCTTCCGGTCAAATCCGGGGGTTCGGTGGCCAGGAGCTGGAGTGCTCACTGATGCCGGTGCTATCGCGGGCCCTTGCCGAACTGGATCTGGATCCGTTTGAATTCCTGAAGAAGAACTATGTCAAACCCGGCGACGGGTACTACTGGCGGGACGGAAACTGGTACACTTACCGGGGGCCGGACTACGCTGCCGCCATGGAGAAGGGAGCAAAGCTCTTCGGCTGGAAGGAGAAATGGAAAGGGTGGTTAAGGCCGACGGAAGTTCGGGGCTGCAAGCGCACGGGAGTAGGCGTGGGCGCACACGGCAACGCGGACATCGGCGAAGACGCCTCCGAAGCTCTGGTGCGCCTGCACCCGGAAGGCAAGGCGGTAATCTTTTGTTGTGTAAATGAGTTCGGCACCGGCAACTGGAGCAATTACATGAAGATGGCGGCTGAGGTATTGCAACTACCGTTAGAACGGGTTTCTTTCGCCCCGGCGGACTCTTTAATCACGCCCTTTGAGTTCGGCTCGGTAGGCTCCCGAGGCACCTATGCCATCGGTAGCGCTATTATCCGGGCCACGGAAGATGCCAAACGCCAACTTTTCGAGCTCTTGGCTCCCAAATTGGGCGTGGCTCCGGAGGAACTAGACACGGAAAACGGGGAGGTATTCGTTAAGGCCGATCCCAAGCGGCGACTGTCCTGGAAAGCTATGGGCGTGGACCGCACCATAGTGGGCTTCGGCCGCTTCGAGCCTGATTTTACCCTGGCCAACTGTCTGATGAGCTTCGTAGAGGTGGAGGTAGACACCGAAACCGGGGAAGTAAGACTGCGGCGGGTGGTGAACGCCACCGACGTAGGACAGATAATCGACCCCTTGGGAGTCCAAGGGCAACTTAACGGCTGTCTGGGCTCGGCCGGGATTGACAGCGCCATCTTCGAAGAAACGGTGCTCGATCCCAGGCACGGTTGGGTGCTTACGTCTAATTTGGCTGATTACAAATGGCGCACCTTTGCCGACCTGCCTCGCATTGAAAACGTGATACTGGAAACTCCCTTCCCCAGTCACCGCTTCCGGGCGGTCGGCGTAGGCGAGATTGCCACCTCCCCCGGACCGGCGGCGGTGTTGATGGCGGTATCGAACGCCTTGGGCACCTGGGTGACCGAATATCCGGTAACGCCGGACAGGGTGCTGAAGGCGCTAGGGAAAGTCAAGTCCTAG